The following are from one region of the Camarhynchus parvulus chromosome 3, STF_HiC, whole genome shotgun sequence genome:
- the ADAT2 gene encoding tRNA-specific adenosine deaminase 2 has protein sequence MAEAGEAAVLAWMDQALDVAKEALEKGEVPVGCLLVYNGEVIGRGRNEVNETKNATRHAEMVAIDQVLEWCKQHKRDYREVFPQLVLYVTVEPCIMCAAALRLMKIPRVVYGCRNERFGGCGSVLSISSDDMVDSGDPFECSSGYRAEEAVELLKAFYRQENPNAPKSKVRKKDRRQ, from the exons ATGGCGGAGGCGGGGGAGGCGGCTGTGCTGGCCTGGATGGACCAGGCGCTCGACGTG GCTAAGGAGGCGCTGGAGAAAGGGGAGGTTCCCGTGGGCTGCCTGCTGGTCTACAACGGCGAGGTCATAGGCAGGGGCAGGAACGAGGTCAACGAGACGAAGAAC GCTACTCGACATGCAGAAATGGTGGCAATTGACCAGGTCCTTGAGTGGTGCAAGCAGCACAAGAGAGACTATCGGGAGGTGTTCCCGCAGCTGGTGCTGTACGTAACTGTGGAGCCCTGTATCAtgtgtgcagctgctctgcGCTTGATGA AAATTCCACGGGTCGTGTATGGCTGTCGAAATGAGCGATTTGGAGGCTGTGGCTCCGTTTTGAGCATCTCATCTGATGATATGGTGGACTCAGGAGACCCATTTGAA TGCTCTTCTGGCTATCGTGCTGAAGAAGCAGTGGAATTGTTAAAAGCTTTTTACAGACAAGAAAATCCCAATG CACCAAAATCCAAAGTACGGAAAAAGGATCGTCGTCAGTAG